A window of the Syntrophothermus lipocalidus DSM 12680 genome harbors these coding sequences:
- a CDS encoding sirohydrochlorin cobaltochelatase codes for MNQKKAILVAAFGTTYAAARQNAIDSVVTKIKQAFPEFETRLAFTAEMVIRRLWERDSINVENPLEALEALKTEGVKHVVIQPLHIIPGLEWKKLLRAIRRYHDSFERVSLGRPLLYFAKTEKSPDDYEEAALALLPQLPQTGEGQAVILMAHGSWDPANGCYFCFEWTLRKLGADRVHLATVEGCPDLYQVVDQLDQKSVKKVTLMPFMLVAGEHVFRDMAGDDESSWKSVLERHGYRVQVWTHGLGEVEAFQNLFVKRVAEAVSGNYEDLMELEL; via the coding sequence ATGAACCAAAAGAAAGCGATACTGGTAGCAGCCTTCGGAACCACATACGCTGCGGCGAGGCAGAATGCCATTGACAGTGTCGTGACCAAGATCAAACAAGCTTTTCCGGAATTTGAAACCAGGCTGGCCTTTACTGCAGAGATGGTAATAAGAAGGCTATGGGAAAGGGACTCGATCAACGTCGAGAATCCTTTAGAAGCCCTCGAGGCCCTAAAAACCGAAGGCGTAAAACATGTAGTTATTCAACCCTTACACATTATTCCCGGTCTGGAATGGAAGAAGCTTTTACGGGCCATTCGCCGCTACCATGATAGTTTCGAACGGGTAAGCCTGGGACGACCTCTTTTGTATTTCGCCAAGACTGAGAAATCCCCTGACGACTATGAAGAAGCCGCCCTGGCGTTGCTCCCGCAGCTGCCCCAAACCGGTGAGGGACAGGCGGTGATTCTAATGGCACACGGGAGCTGGGATCCAGCTAACGGGTGTTACTTCTGTTTTGAGTGGACTTTAAGAAAACTGGGAGCTGACCGGGTGCACCTGGCTACGGTAGAAGGGTGTCCCGACCTTTATCAGGTCGTAGACCAATTGGACCAAAAGAGCGTAAAAAAGGTTACTTTGATGCCATTTATGCTGGTTGCAGGTGAACATGTATTTCGCGATATGGCCGGAGATGATGAATCCTCCTGGAAAAGTGTTTTGGAGCGGCATGGTTACAGGGTGCAGGTATGGACGCACGGCTTAGGTGAAGTCGAGGCTTTTCAAAACCTGTTTGTAAAACGGGTAGCCGAAGCCGTGTCGGGTAACTACGAAGACCTGATGGAGCTGGAGTTGTAA
- a CDS encoding energy-coupling factor ABC transporter substrate-binding protein has translation MLKTSHKWVLGVVLLLILILPFLMAPHKGDAELFTGADSQAEGLIGEITPGYKPWFNPVFEPPSGEIESLLFSLQAALGAGVIGYYVGYNRRKSGDEA, from the coding sequence ATGCTAAAAACCAGCCACAAATGGGTATTAGGTGTTGTTCTGCTGCTGATTCTAATTCTTCCTTTTTTGATGGCACCGCACAAAGGCGACGCCGAACTGTTCACGGGAGCAGACAGTCAAGCCGAAGGCTTGATAGGGGAGATAACTCCTGGCTATAAACCTTGGTTCAACCCGGTCTTTGAACCACCCAGTGGCGAGATCGAAAGCCTTTTGTTCTCTCTACAGGCAGCTCTAGGTGCGGGAGTTATCGGTTATTACGTCGGATACAATCGGAGAAAATCCGGGGATGAGGCCTGA
- a CDS encoding YifB family Mg chelatase-like AAA ATPase: MLAVVNSLVLQGIEARTVEVEVDIHSGLPSFDIVGLASQSVREAKERVRSAIKNAGLKFPLERITVNLAPADIKKEGSHFDLPIAVGILAASGQLEGQVPGNLYLVGELSLEGSVRKVPGVLPMALELITQAPVPSLVVPRENLKEAALVQELRCFSVGSLAEFIEFVNGKGNLALVSNQGEVHGSEISDEHLDFADVKGQEIAKRALEIAAAGYHNIILIGPPGSGKTMLARRLPGILPDMNRSEILETTRVYSAAGLLDTDLPLITRRPFRSPHKNASSASVIGGGRVPRPGEISLAQNGVLFMDELPEFSRDVLEALRQPLEDRVVTVARAQATLTYPANFLLVGSMNPCPCGYYGDALRECRCTPHQISKYLARISGPLLDRTDLHVEVPRVKYEDLVPTERGESSSTIKERVVRAREIQKRRFEDRPYQVNALMPPRDIRRFCRLSEEGEKLLKAAFERLALSARAYDRILKVARTIADLEGESSILPRHLAEAVQYRSLDRKYWNGL; this comes from the coding sequence GTGCTGGCTGTAGTCAATTCGCTTGTGCTGCAGGGCATAGAAGCCCGGACGGTTGAAGTCGAAGTCGATATACACTCAGGCCTGCCTTCGTTCGACATAGTGGGGCTGGCTAGCCAGTCGGTTCGGGAAGCGAAGGAACGCGTGCGATCCGCCATAAAGAATGCCGGCCTGAAATTCCCGTTGGAGCGTATCACCGTTAATTTGGCTCCTGCTGATATTAAGAAAGAAGGAAGCCACTTTGATCTGCCTATTGCGGTTGGTATTCTTGCTGCCAGTGGCCAGCTTGAGGGCCAGGTTCCAGGTAATCTGTATCTGGTTGGGGAGCTGTCTTTAGAAGGGAGCGTCAGAAAAGTTCCGGGGGTGCTACCCATGGCCTTAGAGCTGATAACCCAAGCCCCTGTGCCGAGCCTGGTGGTTCCACGGGAGAACTTGAAAGAAGCGGCGTTAGTACAAGAGCTCCGTTGTTTCAGCGTAGGTTCGCTGGCGGAGTTCATCGAATTCGTCAACGGGAAGGGAAATCTCGCTCTAGTTTCAAATCAGGGTGAGGTTCATGGCAGCGAAATCTCCGATGAGCATCTCGATTTTGCCGATGTGAAGGGACAGGAAATCGCCAAGAGGGCATTGGAGATAGCCGCGGCCGGCTATCATAACATTATTCTTATCGGACCTCCGGGCAGCGGTAAGACCATGCTGGCTAGGAGGCTTCCAGGAATCTTGCCCGATATGAACCGTTCCGAGATTTTGGAAACCACTCGCGTGTATTCGGCTGCCGGACTGCTGGACACGGATTTACCTTTGATAACCAGGCGGCCTTTTCGATCCCCACACAAGAACGCTTCCTCCGCCAGTGTCATCGGTGGCGGCCGCGTGCCACGCCCCGGAGAGATCAGTTTGGCTCAGAACGGGGTTTTATTTATGGATGAACTGCCCGAGTTTTCACGGGACGTCCTTGAAGCATTGCGGCAACCGCTGGAAGATAGGGTAGTGACTGTAGCTCGGGCCCAGGCCACCCTGACCTATCCGGCCAACTTTTTGTTAGTGGGAAGTATGAATCCATGCCCTTGTGGCTACTACGGTGATGCTCTCAGGGAGTGCCGCTGTACCCCGCACCAGATCAGCAAGTACCTAGCCAGAATTTCGGGGCCCCTGCTCGACCGTACTGACCTTCACGTGGAAGTACCGAGGGTCAAGTACGAGGACCTGGTTCCGACCGAAAGGGGAGAAAGTTCTTCGACAATAAAGGAACGGGTTGTCAGGGCTAGGGAGATTCAGAAGCGCCGGTTCGAAGACAGGCCGTACCAGGTCAACGCGCTGATGCCGCCCCGCGATATCCGCAGGTTTTGCCGCCTGTCTGAAGAAGGCGAGAAGCTTTTAAAAGCTGCTTTTGAACGGTTAGCCTTGAGTGCCCGGGCCTACGACCGTATCCTGAAGGTAGCGAGGACCATAGCCGACTTAGAAGGGGAATCGAGTATTCTTCCTCGGCATTTAGCCGAGGCTGTTCAATACCGCAGCCTGGATCGGAAGTATTGGAACGGGTTATGA
- a CDS encoding cobyrinate a,c-diamide synthase yields the protein MNTSQETRPDVYFGLRREGQMLRRVTLRTMLLTGFEEAFFVCLRQGGKFMSTPRIIIAGTHSGAGKTTISIGLMAALVRRGLRVQPYKVGPDYIDTAYHTLVAKRVSRNLDDWMLTPSTLRYLFLKNMSGADIAVIEGVMGLFDGIGAGIAGSTAAVAKTLDCPVILVVDASCLSASAAAQVLGYQQYDPQVQVRGVILNQVSPGPHYDAVREAVEKRTGVPVLGCLPPREELRLPSRHLGLVPAVEMEGMHARIEKLARLMESTVDIDRLLAIASSTPALWTPAYPALSPPENVFPVNLAVAWDEAFNFYYQDNLDLLAQLGASVVHFSPLHDKIIPEDADGVYLGGGFPEVFAEGLSENQSMLESFRQRLAEGLPCFAECGGLMYLTQSIQDGEGKEWPMTGVLDGISRMTDGLQRFGYVEIRLTSDSILGVAGRLVKGHEFHHSVVEGISLPHVYEVTAASNQNRWQCGFVYKNTLAGYPHLHFWSNPLLAESLVASCWKYKQIKNTG from the coding sequence ATGAACACGAGCCAGGAGACCCGGCCTGACGTGTATTTTGGTCTTCGGAGAGAAGGGCAAATGCTCCGTCGCGTGACGCTACGGACGATGTTGTTGACTGGCTTCGAAGAAGCCTTTTTTGTTTGTTTGAGGCAGGGAGGTAAATTCATGTCTACGCCACGAATAATCATTGCCGGTACCCATAGCGGAGCTGGTAAAACCACCATTTCAATCGGATTGATGGCCGCCCTAGTGCGGCGTGGCTTGCGAGTACAGCCTTACAAAGTCGGGCCTGATTACATAGATACCGCCTACCACACCTTGGTCGCCAAGCGCGTGTCCAGAAACCTGGATGACTGGATGCTCACCCCGTCAACTCTGCGTTACCTTTTCCTCAAAAATATGTCGGGAGCAGATATTGCTGTAATCGAAGGAGTCATGGGCTTGTTCGACGGTATAGGTGCGGGGATTGCTGGCAGTACGGCTGCGGTAGCCAAGACCCTTGATTGTCCCGTGATTCTGGTCGTGGACGCCTCCTGCCTGTCAGCGAGCGCCGCTGCTCAAGTCTTGGGTTACCAGCAATACGACCCGCAGGTTCAAGTTCGAGGCGTTATTCTAAACCAAGTCTCTCCAGGTCCGCATTATGACGCGGTGCGAGAAGCAGTCGAGAAACGTACTGGAGTTCCTGTTCTCGGATGTCTTCCCCCACGCGAGGAGCTGCGCTTACCCAGCCGCCATCTGGGACTTGTCCCGGCGGTAGAGATGGAAGGAATGCACGCCCGCATCGAGAAGCTTGCCCGCCTTATGGAATCAACAGTAGACATCGATCGGCTGCTGGCTATAGCGTCGTCAACCCCGGCTCTTTGGACACCCGCTTACCCTGCCCTCTCTCCTCCCGAAAACGTTTTCCCGGTCAACTTGGCAGTAGCTTGGGATGAGGCGTTCAACTTTTACTATCAAGACAATCTAGACCTGCTAGCCCAGCTGGGAGCGTCAGTTGTGCACTTCAGTCCTTTGCACGACAAAATCATACCGGAAGATGCCGACGGGGTTTACTTGGGGGGAGGGTTCCCGGAAGTATTTGCCGAGGGTCTATCGGAGAATCAATCCATGCTGGAAAGTTTTCGCCAGCGTTTGGCAGAAGGCCTGCCGTGTTTTGCCGAGTGTGGAGGCTTGATGTACCTCACCCAGAGCATACAAGACGGTGAAGGAAAAGAGTGGCCTATGACCGGGGTGCTGGATGGTATCAGCCGAATGACTGATGGGTTGCAACGATTTGGCTACGTCGAAATCCGTTTAACTTCGGATAGCATTTTGGGAGTGGCTGGCAGGTTGGTTAAAGGACATGAGTTCCATCACTCCGTCGTGGAAGGCATTTCGTTGCCTCATGTTTATGAGGTTACTGCAGCTTCAAACCAGAACAGGTGGCAGTGTGGTTTCGTCTACAAAAACACCCTAGCAGGTTACCCTCACCTCCATTTCTGGAGCAATCCTTTGCTAGCGGAAAGCCTAGTCGCATCTTGCTGGAAATACAAGCAAATTAAGAATACCGGTTAG
- a CDS encoding pyridoxal phosphate-dependent aminotransferase, with protein MDFHGGNIYRYPYPVIDFSANINPLGVPPRVRKAVVEKLDLLVHYPDPEYIAPREAAARYCRVSKENVILGNGATEIIFQLFRALKPDRVLAPVPLFSEYERAARLGGAEFVPIVLDWENGFALSPQLLFENLQQVGAQMLMLCNPNNPTGKLLDRDTMKAVIETAKSLSVTVVVDETFIEFTEDYPDSSVLSFASEFDNVVVLRALTKFFALPGLRAGYAWVGSEEALSRLLLTKEPWSVNLLAACAMEVVFDDADYITASRAWIAEERAYFCDRLAEFRDLVVFPPAANFVLCRINRPDLDAARLKALLLNDGFLIRDASNFRGLDSRFIRIAIKSRQDNQSLITCLKRYLS; from the coding sequence ATGGATTTCCACGGAGGCAACATCTACCGGTATCCGTACCCGGTAATAGATTTCAGCGCTAATATAAACCCTCTAGGAGTTCCGCCCCGAGTCAGAAAAGCAGTAGTAGAAAAACTCGACCTCTTGGTTCACTATCCTGATCCGGAATACATTGCTCCCCGGGAAGCAGCAGCCCGGTATTGTCGGGTTTCGAAAGAAAACGTGATCTTAGGCAACGGCGCCACCGAAATCATATTTCAACTGTTTCGAGCCCTCAAGCCTGACCGGGTGCTTGCTCCCGTTCCCCTTTTTTCTGAATACGAACGAGCAGCCCGCTTAGGCGGAGCGGAGTTCGTTCCTATTGTTCTCGACTGGGAAAATGGTTTCGCTCTGTCACCGCAACTCTTGTTCGAGAACCTGCAACAGGTAGGAGCCCAGATGTTGATGCTGTGCAACCCCAACAACCCTACCGGTAAGTTGCTGGACCGTGACACCATGAAGGCCGTGATCGAAACAGCTAAAAGCCTTTCGGTAACAGTAGTGGTTGATGAAACATTTATCGAATTCACCGAGGACTACCCTGACTCCTCGGTTCTCAGCTTTGCTTCCGAGTTCGACAACGTGGTGGTATTGCGGGCTTTGACCAAGTTCTTCGCCCTCCCCGGCTTGAGAGCAGGTTATGCCTGGGTGGGAAGCGAGGAAGCGCTCTCAAGATTGCTGCTGACCAAGGAACCGTGGTCGGTTAACCTGCTGGCAGCCTGTGCTATGGAAGTCGTTTTTGACGATGCCGATTACATAACCGCCTCTCGTGCCTGGATTGCCGAAGAACGGGCTTACTTTTGTGACCGCCTGGCTGAGTTTCGCGATCTCGTCGTATTTCCTCCAGCTGCTAATTTCGTTTTATGCCGGATCAACCGCCCCGACCTCGATGCAGCCCGGTTAAAAGCGCTGCTGTTAAATGATGGTTTCTTAATCAGGGATGCCAGCAATTTTCGAGGCTTGGACAGCCGGTTTATTCGGATAGCTATCAAAAGTCGCCAAGACAACCAGTCCCTTATAACCTGTCTTAAACGGTACCTCAGCTAG
- a CDS encoding ferritin family protein, protein MDIIAALETAIKEEKEASARYRELAAQASDPETRLMFEQIAREEESHYKRLVDRLKAVKLMRS, encoded by the coding sequence ATGGACATAATTGCTGCCCTAGAGACGGCGATAAAGGAGGAAAAAGAGGCTTCAGCCCGGTACAGGGAGCTGGCGGCCCAAGCCAGTGATCCGGAAACCAGACTCATGTTTGAACAGATAGCCCGGGAAGAGGAATCGCATTACAAGCGGCTGGTGGACAGGTTAAAAGCCGTAAAATTAATGCGATCCTGA
- a CDS encoding RrF2 family transcriptional regulator, with the protein MQITRQTEYAVRVMLELARLPKGEMLSAREISEKQQIPEVFLKKTIQILARAGLVHTQRGPRGGVQLAKDPTEVTLADILVAVEGPLALNVCLVPGYECVNKPDCKVHRVLARAQKALVSELSCNSLAELAEL; encoded by the coding sequence ATGCAGATCACCAGACAGACGGAGTACGCAGTTCGGGTTATGTTAGAGCTGGCTAGGTTGCCCAAAGGTGAAATGCTGTCAGCCCGCGAAATATCCGAAAAGCAGCAGATTCCAGAAGTGTTTTTAAAAAAGACTATACAGATACTGGCCAGGGCAGGACTGGTGCACACTCAGCGTGGACCACGGGGTGGAGTTCAGTTGGCGAAAGACCCGACCGAAGTAACTCTAGCCGATATTTTAGTAGCGGTAGAGGGGCCTTTGGCCTTAAACGTTTGCTTGGTGCCGGGGTACGAGTGCGTGAACAAACCCGACTGTAAAGTGCACCGGGTACTGGCCAGGGCGCAGAAGGCATTAGTTTCCGAGCTTTCCTGCAATTCGCTGGCGGAACTGGCCGAGCTTTGA
- the cbiQ gene encoding cobalt ECF transporter T component CbiQ, producing MLLDDYAWNNALRRWHPLERLSITAGGMLVTLISHRPAVAFSVFLVFSALIVGAARVKLKDFLYMLSWPVAFLAIGIIAIVISYNPGIPCVLSVETFGLTWGITWEGVQTAHQLSARVLSMVSAMYFLCLTTPIVELTSALKTLRMPDIISDIMYIMYRGIYLLSETVEQTVRAQTLRLGYSDWKRSCSSFGYLVTFAWVDAIHRSRENTTAMLVRGLNCTLPDLAISTKLSPARLLLVCFVSAAAIVIAGMV from the coding sequence ATGTTGCTCGATGATTACGCCTGGAACAACGCTTTGCGCCGCTGGCACCCGTTGGAGAGGTTAAGCATAACAGCAGGCGGTATGCTAGTAACGCTCATTTCTCACCGCCCGGCTGTGGCCTTTTCGGTTTTTCTGGTGTTCTCGGCGCTGATTGTCGGTGCGGCCCGGGTAAAACTGAAAGACTTCCTCTACATGTTATCGTGGCCTGTGGCTTTTCTTGCTATTGGAATTATAGCTATAGTCATCTCCTATAACCCTGGCATCCCGTGCGTGTTGTCCGTGGAGACATTCGGCTTAACGTGGGGCATCACCTGGGAAGGGGTGCAGACGGCTCACCAGTTGTCAGCAAGAGTCTTATCTATGGTCAGCGCCATGTACTTTCTCTGCTTGACCACACCGATAGTGGAATTGACCTCAGCTTTGAAAACCTTAAGAATGCCGGATATCATCAGTGACATCATGTACATCATGTACCGCGGGATATACCTATTGTCTGAAACAGTCGAACAAACCGTGCGGGCTCAAACGCTCAGGCTTGGCTATTCTGACTGGAAACGTTCTTGCTCATCCTTTGGTTATTTGGTTACTTTCGCTTGGGTAGACGCTATACATAGGTCTCGGGAAAACACCACCGCTATGTTGGTCAGGGGTTTGAATTGCACCCTACCCGACCTAGCTATTTCTACAAAGTTGTCACCCGCCCGCTTGTTGCTGGTTTGTTTCGTGTCAGCAGCCGCCATAGTCATTGCTGGTATGGTTTGA
- a CDS encoding energy-coupling factor ABC transporter ATP-binding protein translates to MTKEVYVFEVQDLSYRYPGQVNGLKNVNCCIPEGKRTVIMGQNGAGKSTLLWTLTGVLRPHQGRVLFQEKPLDYSKPGLTYLRSRVGLVMQNPDTQVFCPTVYQDVAYGPTNSGLLKHEIEDRVKWALQAVGASHLVERPVPFLSFGEKQKVALAGVLAMRPSVILLDEPASGLDAAGVESLFSELDRLHSQGVTLVMTTHDIDLAWSWADYFIIMDRGTTVWEGDFSELSQDPHLLFEFGLKPPVVTVVHESLLKIGFIPPSLPRPRHIRDLISAIATESPSKKVREWIASRP, encoded by the coding sequence ATGACGAAAGAAGTATACGTCTTCGAGGTCCAAGACCTGAGTTACCGTTATCCAGGTCAAGTTAACGGACTGAAGAATGTAAACTGTTGCATACCGGAAGGTAAAAGGACGGTTATCATGGGACAAAACGGGGCCGGGAAATCCACGCTGTTGTGGACACTGACTGGCGTGTTACGTCCGCATCAAGGCCGTGTCCTTTTCCAAGAAAAACCCCTGGATTATTCCAAACCCGGCCTAACCTATCTGCGTTCCCGGGTAGGGTTAGTGATGCAGAACCCCGACACCCAGGTATTCTGCCCGACTGTATATCAAGATGTGGCGTACGGACCAACTAACTCGGGTCTTTTAAAGCACGAGATAGAAGATAGAGTCAAGTGGGCCCTGCAAGCGGTGGGGGCTAGCCATCTGGTGGAACGCCCAGTTCCGTTCTTAAGCTTTGGGGAAAAGCAAAAGGTCGCCCTAGCCGGGGTTCTGGCCATGCGGCCCTCTGTAATCCTCCTGGACGAACCTGCATCTGGCCTGGACGCCGCTGGTGTAGAATCATTATTTTCGGAACTCGACAGGTTGCATAGCCAAGGGGTAACCTTGGTAATGACCACTCATGACATAGATTTAGCCTGGAGCTGGGCTGATTACTTCATAATCATGGATCGAGGGACTACCGTTTGGGAGGGAGACTTTTCAGAACTTTCGCAAGACCCTCACCTCTTATTCGAGTTCGGACTCAAGCCCCCGGTCGTCACCGTCGTTCACGAAAGCTTGCTCAAGATCGGGTTTATACCGCCCTCGCTACCAAGACCGCGGCATATACGGGACCTGATAAGCGCAATCGCAACCGAATCACCTTCCAAGAAGGTCCGGGAATGGATCGCGAGCCGCCCGTAG
- a CDS encoding Hsp20/alpha crystallin family protein, which translates to MRRLPKPFGEHPLRIWKAGIDKLYEDMDRWFEEATKSAFSLLPADWQMKTPRAEVCDTGENLVVSVELPGVEKSDLEVKVYPTYVSINAEKRQQNEVKADSYYHSECYYGSISRNIPLPVEVDSAQAKAEFKNGVLKLDLPKKHQGDIGRKIDIE; encoded by the coding sequence ATGAGGAGACTGCCAAAACCTTTCGGTGAGCATCCCCTGCGTATTTGGAAGGCCGGTATTGACAAGCTTTATGAAGACATGGATCGCTGGTTTGAAGAAGCCACGAAATCAGCTTTTTCACTGCTTCCGGCCGATTGGCAAATGAAGACTCCCAGAGCAGAAGTGTGCGATACTGGCGAAAATTTAGTGGTGTCCGTCGAACTGCCCGGAGTAGAGAAGTCAGACCTGGAAGTAAAAGTTTATCCCACCTACGTATCAATCAATGCCGAAAAGCGGCAGCAAAACGAAGTGAAAGCAGACAGCTATTACCACAGCGAGTGTTACTACGGTTCTATTTCGCGTAATATTCCTCTTCCCGTAGAAGTAGACTCTGCCCAAGCCAAAGCAGAATTCAAAAACGGCGTGCTCAAGTTGGATCTACCTAAAAAACACCAGGGAGACATTGGCCGCAAGATCGACATCGAATAA
- the hcp gene encoding hydroxylamine reductase, with amino-acid sequence MFCNQCEETSKGVACTVRRGVCGKSEEVAALQDLLLHSIRDLATHASLAREAGWVDEEVNHFTCEAVFATLTNVNFDPERFQRLIKQAQELRDKVREELSKNRPDLAGSLPSALVLERFDISTLIDKGNRLGFLISLDLDPDVRSLQEILLYGVKGVAAYAHHAQTLGQEDDSVYGFIHEALAALGNKEWGGEQWLDMVLRCGEINLKTMELLDKAHTSAFGNPVPTSVPLGHRKGKCILVSGHDLKDLKNLLEQTQGKGIDVYTHGEMLPAHGYPELKKFPHLFGHYGTAWPNQRKEFAAFPGAILINTNCIQEPHESYRDRIFTTGPVGWPGVEHLAEGEYGKPIEKALSLPGFESDEDRGSVMCGFAHSAILGSADKIIQAVKDGKIRHFILVGGCDGARTGRNYYTELVEKTPGDTMVMTLACGKFRFFDRQLGTIEGIPRLLDIGQCNDAYSAIKVALALADAFGCGVNELPLSLVLSWYEQKAVAILLTLLYLGVKNIRLGPTLPAFISPGVLGVLVDNFGIKPISSPEEDLQAILSR; translated from the coding sequence ATGTTTTGTAACCAGTGTGAGGAAACATCCAAAGGGGTGGCATGCACCGTTAGAAGAGGAGTTTGCGGGAAATCGGAAGAGGTGGCAGCTCTCCAAGACCTGTTGCTGCACTCCATCCGCGACTTGGCGACCCACGCCTCACTTGCCCGCGAAGCAGGCTGGGTAGACGAAGAAGTTAATCATTTCACTTGTGAGGCAGTATTTGCAACCCTGACTAACGTAAACTTCGATCCTGAGCGTTTCCAACGGCTCATAAAACAGGCTCAGGAGCTGAGGGATAAGGTTAGGGAAGAGTTATCGAAGAACCGGCCTGACTTAGCCGGTAGCTTGCCTTCTGCTTTGGTATTGGAGCGGTTTGATATTTCTACTCTGATCGACAAAGGTAACCGATTGGGATTCTTAATCAGTTTAGACCTTGACCCTGATGTCCGGTCTCTGCAGGAGATATTGCTTTACGGTGTCAAAGGAGTGGCGGCCTACGCGCATCATGCCCAGACCTTGGGCCAGGAAGACGACTCCGTTTACGGCTTTATCCACGAAGCTTTAGCTGCTCTGGGAAACAAGGAGTGGGGCGGAGAACAGTGGTTGGACATGGTTTTGCGCTGTGGGGAAATCAACCTGAAGACCATGGAACTTTTGGACAAGGCCCATACCTCAGCCTTCGGTAATCCGGTGCCGACTTCAGTACCGTTGGGACATCGAAAGGGCAAGTGTATCTTAGTATCCGGACATGACTTGAAGGACCTGAAAAACCTTTTGGAACAAACCCAGGGCAAGGGTATCGATGTTTATACTCACGGTGAAATGCTTCCTGCCCATGGCTATCCGGAACTGAAGAAGTTTCCCCATCTCTTCGGTCACTACGGGACAGCATGGCCCAACCAGAGAAAGGAGTTTGCCGCTTTCCCGGGGGCGATACTGATTAATACCAACTGTATCCAGGAACCTCACGAATCGTACCGGGATCGGATTTTCACTACCGGACCTGTAGGTTGGCCGGGGGTCGAACACCTGGCAGAAGGGGAATACGGGAAGCCGATTGAAAAAGCCTTGAGCTTGCCCGGGTTCGAGTCTGACGAAGACAGGGGAAGTGTTATGTGCGGGTTTGCCCACAGCGCCATCCTGGGTTCAGCGGACAAGATAATTCAAGCTGTCAAAGATGGAAAGATCAGGCACTTCATACTGGTGGGGGGCTGCGACGGTGCCCGAACGGGGCGGAATTACTACACAGAACTGGTAGAGAAAACACCGGGCGACACAATGGTGATGACCCTGGCTTGCGGGAAGTTCAGATTCTTTGACCGCCAACTGGGGACCATAGAGGGGATACCCAGATTGCTCGATATCGGACAGTGCAACGATGCGTATTCGGCGATAAAAGTGGCCTTAGCCTTAGCGGACGCTTTTGGTTGCGGTGTTAATGAACTGCCTTTGTCCCTGGTGCTTTCTTGGTACGAGCAAAAGGCAGTAGCAATACTGTTGACCTTGCTGTACCTGGGGGTAAAGAACATCCGTCTGGGCCCGACGTTACCTGCTTTTATCAGTCCGGGAGTATTGGGAGTACTGGTTGATAATTTCGGTATCAAGCCGATTTCGAGCCCAGAGGAGGATCTACAGGCGATTCTGTCTCGATAA
- a CDS encoding energy-coupling factor ABC transporter permease, whose protein sequence is MHIMEGYLPAKHALAWTAASAPFVVYGTARLARVLKEKPETKMLLGVSGAFTFVLSALKLPSVTGSCSHPTGTGLGTILFGPWVMPVIGCIVLLFQALLLAHGGITTLGANTFSMAIVGPFVAWWIMLGGKKLGMPLPVRVFLAASLGDLATYVTTSLQLAIAFPDSVGGIAASFAKFSTIFAFTQVPLAVIEGIVTVFVFNLILTYNYQDLSELQVISLVRPKEVDDKC, encoded by the coding sequence ATGCACATTATGGAAGGTTATCTTCCGGCCAAACACGCCCTGGCGTGGACCGCCGCCTCTGCCCCGTTCGTAGTCTACGGGACCGCTAGACTAGCCCGCGTGCTTAAAGAAAAACCAGAAACCAAGATGTTATTGGGTGTTTCCGGTGCTTTCACTTTTGTGTTATCTGCCTTGAAGTTGCCTTCGGTGACCGGCAGTTGCTCACATCCCACAGGGACGGGCCTCGGTACCATCCTGTTCGGACCGTGGGTAATGCCGGTTATCGGCTGTATAGTCTTGCTGTTTCAGGCTTTGTTGCTGGCGCACGGAGGTATAACTACCCTTGGAGCCAATACCTTTTCCATGGCCATAGTGGGGCCCTTCGTGGCTTGGTGGATTATGCTAGGAGGAAAAAAGCTAGGTATGCCCCTACCGGTAAGGGTCTTTCTTGCTGCCTCTTTGGGCGATCTGGCCACGTACGTTACAACTTCGCTGCAGCTGGCAATTGCTTTTCCCGACTCCGTAGGAGGAATTGCCGCTTCTTTTGCCAAGTTTTCAACTATATTTGCTTTCACCCAGGTTCCCCTGGCAGTCATCGAAGGCATTGTCACCGTATTCGTCTTTAACCTAATTCTAACCTATAATTACCAGGACCTCTCGGAGTTGCAGGTCATCAGCCTTGTTAGGCCCAAGGAGGTAGACGACAAATGCTAA